Proteins from a genomic interval of Papaver somniferum cultivar HN1 chromosome 4, ASM357369v1, whole genome shotgun sequence:
- the LOC113276369 gene encoding olee1-like protein → MAKFSSLAVVLLIGALCFLSVAHCDDFHVEGKIYCDTCRCGFETRVSEPIKGAKVGLECKNREGGHVTFTGEGETDASGTYSIAVNGDHEEDVCEVITKESPVEDCNEPVKGRSSGRVAITANNGIPSPVRFVNSLGFLRKEPLSECPRVIAELGLTPDDLNRGFM, encoded by the exons atggcaAAGTTTTCTTCTCTAGCTGTTGTCCTTCTCATTGGTGCTCTCTGCTTCTTATCAGTCGCACACTGCGATGACTTTCACGTCGAGGGAAAGATTTACTGTGACACATGCCGTTGTGGGTTTGAGACCAGAGTTAGTGAACCTATCAAAG GTGCCAAAGTGGGACTAGAATGCAAAAACAGAGAAGGTGGGCACGTTACTTTCACCGGAGAGGGTGAGACTGATGCGAGCGGTACCTACTCGATCGCAGTGAATGGAGATCACGAAGAAGATGTATGTGAGGTGATCACCAAAGAGAGCCCTGTAGAGGATTGTAACGAACCAGTTAAAGGACGAAGCAGTGGCCGTGTTGCTATCACTGCCAACAACGGTATTCCTTCTCCAGTTAGATTTGTGAACTCATTGGGGTTCCTCAGGAAAGAACCACTTTCTGAATGCCCTAGAGTCATTGCTGAATTGGGTCTTACCCCTGATGATCTCAATAGAGGTTTCATGTAA